One Bacillota bacterium genomic region harbors:
- a CDS encoding pectin esterase yields MSDGQAQNRLELTVLASGLEYLSDIELPYNEGWLDLIVVAKDGTGDFTKVQDAIDAVPENNSERRYIYIRNGVYEEKLVIPNNKPLISLIGESSEHTILTYSDSSSTIGPSGSALGTTGSTSVAARGSDFTVENLTFQNTAGMYAGQAVAIRTTGDRMVFKNVRFLGFQDTLYVTEGRQYFVDCYIYGDVDFIFGNATAVFENCDIVASPKGGYVTAASTNQEAEFGYLFLNCRFTSESGPNKYYLGRPWRPYAHVAVINCYLGDHIRPEGWHNWNDPANEETAQYYEYQNYGPGANTDARVSWAKVLTAEEAAKYTVENVLAGTDGWNPKVRK; encoded by the coding sequence ATGAGTGATGGACAAGCACAGAACAGGCTTGAACTCACCGTCCTCGCTTCTGGTTTAGAGTACTTGTCGGATATTGAACTTCCATACAATGAGGGGTGGCTGGATTTGATAGTTGTTGCTAAAGATGGGACTGGAGATTTTACCAAAGTTCAGGATGCAATTGATGCTGTACCGGAGAACAACAGTGAGCGGCGCTATATTTACATCCGCAATGGTGTCTACGAGGAAAAGCTAGTTATACCGAACAATAAGCCCCTGATCAGTTTGATTGGCGAAAGCAGTGAGCACACAATACTGACTTACAGTGATAGTTCCAGTACAATCGGTCCCAGCGGATCAGCTCTTGGAACTACCGGCAGTACCAGTGTTGCTGCTCGCGGCAGTGACTTTACTGTCGAGAATCTTACATTTCAAAATACAGCAGGGATGTACGCCGGGCAGGCTGTGGCTATCCGAACTACTGGAGACCGCATGGTATTTAAGAATGTGCGTTTCCTTGGTTTTCAGGATACGCTGTACGTGACCGAAGGGCGCCAGTACTTTGTTGACTGCTATATCTATGGTGATGTCGATTTTATCTTTGGTAATGCAACTGCGGTGTTTGAAAACTGCGATATTGTCGCTTCGCCTAAGGGTGGGTATGTGACTGCAGCTTCGACTAACCAGGAAGCAGAGTTCGGCTATCTGTTCCTTAACTGCAGGTTTACTAGTGAATCAGGGCCGAATAAGTATTATCTTGGCAGGCCGTGGCGGCCTTATGCCCATGTTGCTGTAATCAACTGCTATTTGGGTGATCACATTAGACCGGAGGGCTGGCATAACTGGAACGATCCTGCTAATGAAGAAACTGCGCAGTACTATGAGTATCAGAATTACGGACCAGGTGCCAACACAGATGCCCGTGTTTCCTGGGCTAAAGTCCTAACTGCGGAAGAAGCAGCCAAATACACTGTGGAAAACGTCTTAGCTGGTACCGATGGCTGGAATCCCAAGGTAAGAAAATAA
- the aroF gene encoding 3-deoxy-7-phosphoheptulonate synthase yields the protein MVIVMKPNTPVQEIEAIKNRLLKLGFEINFSQGENYTVIGLIGDTIHLNESQFEANPFVDRILRVQHPFKRVSRTFHPEDTVIDIAGHKIGGGNVLMIAGPCSVESRDQLMTIAQQVKLGGADLLRGGAFKPRTSPYSFQGLGEEGLKLLQEAKELTGMPIVTECMSVDTVDLIAEYADVIQIGARNMQNFALLKKVGQTDRVVLLKRGLSATIEELLMAAEYILAAGNDKVILCERGIRTFETYTRNTLDISAIVAIKELSHLPVVCDPSHAAGKWRMVEPLAKAAIAAGADGLMVEVHHEPETALSDGSQSLKPERFKQLVASVKQIQAVSQTHIL from the coding sequence ATGGTTATTGTCATGAAGCCAAATACTCCGGTCCAGGAAATCGAAGCGATCAAAAATCGGCTGCTCAAGCTAGGATTTGAGATCAATTTCTCACAGGGTGAAAACTATACTGTAATTGGATTAATCGGAGATACCATTCATCTGAATGAGAGTCAATTTGAAGCCAATCCCTTTGTTGACCGGATTTTAAGAGTCCAGCATCCTTTTAAGCGGGTCAGCCGCACTTTCCATCCTGAGGACACTGTTATTGATATTGCCGGTCATAAAATCGGGGGCGGCAATGTCCTAATGATCGCAGGACCCTGCTCTGTTGAAAGCAGAGACCAACTGATGACAATTGCTCAACAGGTGAAATTAGGCGGTGCCGATCTCCTCCGCGGCGGAGCATTCAAGCCCCGTACTTCCCCTTACAGCTTTCAAGGATTAGGTGAAGAGGGGCTAAAACTTCTGCAGGAAGCAAAAGAATTGACCGGAATGCCGATTGTAACAGAATGCATGTCGGTTGATACTGTGGACTTGATCGCTGAATATGCGGATGTGATTCAGATTGGAGCCCGCAACATGCAGAACTTTGCCCTGCTGAAAAAAGTGGGTCAAACTGATCGGGTGGTGCTGTTAAAACGTGGTTTGTCTGCCACGATTGAGGAGCTGCTGATGGCTGCAGAGTATATTCTTGCTGCCGGTAACGACAAGGTCATTCTGTGCGAAAGAGGAATTCGCACATTTGAAACATATACCCGCAATACCCTCGATATCAGCGCGATTGTTGCAATCAAAGAGCTTTCTCATCTGCCCGTTGTCTGCGATCCCAGCCATGCGGCCGGAAAATGGCGGATGGTTGAGCCTTTAGCCAAAGCGGCCATTGCTGCTGGTGCTGATGGACTGATGGTCGAAGTTCACCACGAACCGGAAACAGCCTTATCAGATGGCAGTCAATCGCTGAAACCTGAAAGATTTAAGCAGCTGGTGGCATCTGTCAAGCAAATCCAAGCAGTAAGTCAAACACATATCCTATAG
- a CDS encoding SDR family oxidoreductase, which translates to MSDLFSLEGKTAVILGGNSTLARAITEGFVKYGAKIASVVMSPELAPEVEEEVRALGGEIKSFFADVTDLESVQKAADDIQAWAGTIDVLLYAPGVNSSTPFLELDMEEWDKIMAVNLRGCVAACQIFAKKMIEQGTGGSIINISSVSSGPPLSKVFTYSASKAAINNITQYLARELAPYNIRVNAIIPGFFPAEQNRRILTEERVADIMRHTPMKRFGEPRELQGVCLWLASEKASSYVTGSLVRVDGGFGAMTI; encoded by the coding sequence TTGTCCGATCTATTTAGTTTAGAAGGAAAAACAGCGGTTATCCTGGGAGGAAACAGCACGCTTGCCCGCGCCATTACTGAAGGTTTTGTTAAATATGGCGCAAAGATCGCCTCGGTGGTTATGAGTCCGGAGCTTGCTCCCGAAGTTGAAGAAGAGGTGCGTGCTCTTGGCGGTGAAATCAAGTCATTTTTCGCGGATGTGACCGATTTAGAATCAGTCCAAAAAGCCGCAGATGATATTCAGGCATGGGCTGGTACAATTGATGTCCTGCTGTATGCTCCCGGTGTCAACAGCAGCACTCCATTTTTGGAGCTGGATATGGAAGAGTGGGACAAGATTATGGCTGTTAACCTCAGGGGCTGCGTTGCAGCTTGCCAGATTTTCGCCAAGAAAATGATTGAGCAGGGAACAGGCGGCAGCATTATCAATATTTCGTCTGTTTCATCAGGACCACCCCTGTCTAAGGTATTCACTTATTCTGCTTCTAAAGCAGCTATCAATAACATAACTCAGTATTTAGCTCGAGAATTAGCACCATATAACATTAGAGTAAACGCGATTATTCCCGGCTTTTTCCCAGCCGAGCAGAATCGCAGGATTTTAACAGAAGAACGTGTCGCAGATATCATGCGCCACACTCCAATGAAGCGCTTTGGCGAACCAAGAGAGCTGCAGGGTGTATGTCTCTGGTTAGCATCTGAAAAAGCTTCCAGCTATGTTACTGGATCTTTGGTAAGAGTTGATGGCGGCTTTGGAGCCATGACAATCTAA
- a CDS encoding M42 family metallopeptidase produces MKSLIKELVESYGPTGFESEVTDKIKEIVKDYVDECYVDTLGNLIARKKGSGKKVMFSAHADEIGVIVTYIDENGFLRFSNVGGLNPLTLLGNRVRFANGVVGVVGREKGDLKDLAIDKMYIDIGAESEKEAREKVSIGDFAVFHREFADLGNRIIAKALDDRVGCAVLIEAIRRLEKSEHDLYFVFSVQEEVGLRGARTAAYGIDPDLGVALDVTRTGDTPEAHRMDVSLGAGTAIKVKDSSVIAHPKVKDLMVRLAKDNNIKYQLEVLEAGGTDAGAIHLTKDGVPSGTISIPCRYVHTVSEMVDMRDVENSVELVLAICQDALSEF; encoded by the coding sequence ATGAAGAGCTTGATTAAAGAACTGGTAGAAAGCTATGGCCCCACCGGTTTTGAAAGCGAAGTTACCGATAAAATTAAAGAGATCGTAAAAGACTACGTTGATGAATGTTATGTTGATACTCTGGGTAACTTAATTGCCCGCAAAAAAGGATCTGGCAAAAAGGTAATGTTCTCAGCACACGCCGATGAGATTGGTGTTATCGTCACCTACATCGACGAAAACGGTTTTCTGCGTTTCAGCAATGTCGGCGGTCTTAACCCACTCACCCTGCTCGGCAACCGCGTCCGCTTTGCTAACGGAGTAGTTGGGGTCGTCGGCCGCGAAAAAGGCGACCTTAAAGATTTAGCAATCGACAAGATGTACATCGATATCGGAGCAGAGTCAGAAAAAGAGGCTCGAGAAAAAGTATCCATTGGCGATTTTGCTGTATTTCACCGCGAGTTTGCTGATCTGGGCAACCGCATTATTGCCAAAGCCTTGGATGACCGCGTTGGATGCGCGGTGCTGATTGAAGCGATCCGCAGACTTGAAAAATCCGAGCATGACCTCTACTTTGTCTTCAGCGTCCAAGAAGAAGTAGGACTGCGGGGAGCACGCACAGCTGCCTATGGAATCGATCCGGATCTGGGTGTTGCACTCGATGTTACCAGAACCGGTGACACTCCCGAAGCACATCGGATGGATGTCAGCTTAGGCGCGGGAACGGCAATCAAGGTTAAAGACTCATCAGTAATCGCTCATCCTAAGGTAAAAGATCTGATGGTTCGCCTGGCCAAAGATAACAACATCAAATACCAGTTAGAAGTTTTAGAAGCCGGCGGCACTGATGCCGGAGCAATTCATCTGACCAAGGATGGTGTACCATCTGGTACAATCTCCATCCCATGCCGCTATGTGCACACAGTTTCAGAAATGGTTGATATGCGGGATGTCGAAAACAGTGTGGAGCTGGTTCTGGCAATCTGCCAAGACGCCCTCTCAGAGTTTTAA
- a CDS encoding oxaloacetate decarboxylase subunit alpha has translation MKRKIGITETLFRDAHQSLLATRLTIDDMLPVVEMIDAVGYHSIEMWGGATFDTCLRYLNEDPWERLRTLRKRLPNTKLQMLLRGQNLLAYRQYPDDVVDAFVAKSVENGIDIIRIFDALNDTRNIERAIKATKKAGAHAQASVVYTVSPVHNIEGYVKTAGELAEMGADSICIKDMAGILAPAVASELIAELKKAVDLPIQLHSHSTCGLASMTYWEGIHAGADVVDTAISALALGTSQPPTESLVKSLQSTEYDTGLDLELLAKINNEIKEILGNYQRPQVTVNTEVLISQIPGGMLSNLRAQLDQQKLSHKYDEILSEVPQVRKELGYPPLVTPMSQIVGTQAVLNIVTGERYKIKTKEIKDYVKGLYGRPPVPIEPDVRKMIIGDEEPITHRPADSLAPGMEAAREEIKDLAKSDEDVLSYILFPEYARQFFMNRR, from the coding sequence ATGAAGCGAAAGATTGGAATTACCGAAACCTTGTTTAGAGATGCCCACCAGTCCTTGCTGGCAACCAGATTGACAATCGATGATATGCTGCCGGTAGTGGAAATGATTGATGCAGTGGGCTATCATTCAATCGAAATGTGGGGTGGGGCAACATTTGACACATGTCTGCGCTATCTCAACGAAGATCCCTGGGAAAGACTGCGGACCTTACGAAAGCGTCTGCCAAATACCAAACTGCAGATGCTGCTGCGGGGGCAGAATCTGCTGGCGTATCGCCAGTATCCCGATGATGTTGTTGATGCATTTGTAGCAAAATCTGTGGAAAACGGAATTGACATTATTCGCATCTTCGACGCCCTTAATGATACGCGCAATATAGAGCGGGCTATCAAAGCGACAAAGAAAGCTGGGGCACATGCTCAAGCATCAGTGGTCTACACTGTCAGTCCGGTTCACAATATTGAGGGTTATGTTAAAACAGCAGGAGAACTTGCTGAGATGGGAGCAGATTCAATCTGCATTAAGGATATGGCTGGAATTTTAGCACCTGCAGTTGCTAGTGAATTAATTGCCGAGTTGAAAAAGGCGGTAGATCTGCCAATTCAGCTTCATTCCCATTCAACATGCGGCTTAGCCTCTATGACTTACTGGGAGGGAATCCACGCTGGAGCAGATGTAGTTGATACTGCCATTTCAGCATTGGCTTTAGGTACTTCACAGCCGCCGACCGAGTCGCTGGTAAAGTCACTTCAGAGTACGGAGTACGATACCGGCCTTGATCTGGAGCTGCTAGCCAAGATTAATAATGAAATAAAGGAAATCCTAGGTAACTACCAGAGACCGCAGGTAACTGTAAATACAGAGGTATTGATCAGTCAGATTCCAGGCGGTATGCTCTCTAACCTAAGAGCCCAATTGGATCAGCAGAAGCTCAGCCATAAATACGATGAGATTCTCAGCGAAGTGCCGCAGGTGCGCAAAGAGTTGGGCTATCCGCCGCTGGTAACTCCTATGAGTCAGATTGTCGGCACCCAGGCTGTGCTGAATATTGTTACCGGTGAAAGGTACAAGATTAAAACCAAAGAAATCAAGGACTATGTTAAGGGTCTTTACGGACGTCCTCCTGTGCCAATCGAGCCGGATGTTCGGAAAATGATTATCGGAGATGAAGAACCGATTACACATCGTCCTGCAGATAGTTTGGCTCCTGGGATGGAGGCTGCCAGAGAAGAAATCAAGGATTTGGCTAAGAGTGATGAAGATGTTCTCAGCTATATCCTTTTCCCAGAATATGCCCGACAGTTTTTCATGAACCGCAGGTAG
- a CDS encoding sodium ion-translocating decarboxylase subunit beta, giving the protein MLASLWESTGLYFLTWREALMLCISFVLMYLGIRKKYEPLLLVPIAFGVFLANFPMTGIMDEGGLLQILYQGIKLGVYPPLIFLGVGAMTDFGPLIANPRSLLLGAAAQLGIFGTFFIASKFNFSFLSFSLEEAAAIGIIAGADGPTAIFLTAILAPHLLAPIAVAAYSYMALVPIIQPPIMKLLTTKEERKIKMTQLRKVSRLEKILFPIIVTLFSGLLVPNSLPLVGTLMFGNLLRECGVTQRLSYTAQNELMNIVTIFVGLTVGATANGETFLSLQTITILLLGAASFAMSTSFGVLFGKLMSVLSKGKINPLIGAAGVSAVPMSARVVQVVGQEEDRTNFLLMHAMGPNVAGVIGSAIAAGILLSVLG; this is encoded by the coding sequence ATGTTAGCATCGTTGTGGGAAAGTACAGGCTTATACTTTCTTACCTGGCGTGAAGCCTTAATGTTGTGTATCTCGTTTGTCTTGATGTACTTAGGAATTAGGAAAAAATATGAGCCGCTTTTGTTAGTTCCAATTGCCTTTGGGGTTTTCTTGGCAAATTTCCCCATGACTGGAATTATGGATGAAGGCGGTTTGCTGCAGATTTTGTATCAAGGAATTAAGCTGGGTGTTTATCCGCCACTGATTTTTTTGGGTGTTGGCGCTATGACAGATTTTGGCCCCTTAATTGCTAATCCCCGCAGCCTTCTCTTAGGTGCAGCTGCTCAACTGGGGATATTTGGTACTTTTTTTATTGCATCGAAGTTTAATTTTTCTTTTTTAAGCTTTTCTTTAGAAGAAGCCGCTGCTATCGGCATTATTGCCGGTGCCGATGGTCCAACAGCCATCTTTTTAACCGCAATTCTCGCACCACATCTGCTGGCTCCGATTGCTGTGGCAGCCTATTCATATATGGCTTTGGTGCCTATTATTCAGCCACCGATCATGAAGCTTCTGACAACCAAAGAAGAGCGAAAAATCAAAATGACTCAACTTCGCAAAGTAAGCCGGTTGGAGAAAATTTTATTTCCGATTATTGTAACTCTCTTCTCCGGGTTGCTTGTACCGAACTCCCTTCCCCTTGTCGGTACCTTGATGTTCGGTAATCTTCTGCGGGAATGCGGTGTGACTCAAAGATTATCGTATACTGCCCAAAATGAACTGATGAATATTGTAACCATTTTCGTGGGCTTGACTGTAGGCGCCACTGCTAATGGAGAGACATTCCTGAGCCTGCAGACAATAACAATTCTCTTACTAGGCGCAGCGTCTTTTGCAATGTCTACAAGTTTCGGTGTTCTGTTTGGTAAACTGATGTCCGTTCTGTCGAAAGGCAAGATCAATCCATTAATTGGCGCTGCCGGGGTATCCGCTGTTCCGATGAGCGCTAGGGTAGTGCAGGTAGTTGGACAGGAAGAAGACCGCACTAATTTCTTGCTTATGCACGCTATGGGACCTAATGTGGCTGGAGTTATCGGTTCTGCTATCGCTGCCGGTATCCTGCTTTCGGTGTTAGGATAG
- a CDS encoding biotin/lipoyl-binding protein, with translation MIKYRVKVDGREYEVEVEQLTKTAVKSEPAQAEKPPVKQSAPAQTPAGTEVKAPLAGTILSVKVKVGDQVNAGDVLLTLEALKLENEITSPVSGTVAQIISSGETVETDHVLAIIS, from the coding sequence ATGATCAAATATCGGGTAAAAGTAGATGGCAGAGAATATGAAGTAGAAGTGGAACAGCTTACGAAAACAGCAGTCAAATCTGAACCAGCGCAGGCTGAAAAACCTCCAGTAAAGCAAAGTGCTCCAGCTCAAACACCGGCTGGTACTGAAGTAAAGGCACCGCTGGCCGGCACAATTCTATCAGTAAAGGTTAAAGTAGGGGATCAAGTTAACGCAGGAGACGTGCTCTTAACTCTGGAAGCCTTAAAGTTGGAAAACGAGATCACCTCCCCGGTGTCCGGTACTGTTGCACAAATCATCAGTTCAGGTGAAACAGTTGAGACAGACCACGTACTTGCCATCATCAGTTAG
- a CDS encoding DUF4430 domain-containing protein, translating into MERKFVIEQQNGFITSIQGRAASTEARTAWMYDINGEMAFVGAAEYKIKDGDVYHWDLRKW; encoded by the coding sequence ATGGAGCGCAAATTTGTAATCGAGCAGCAAAACGGGTTCATAACCTCAATTCAAGGCAGAGCCGCATCAACAGAAGCGCGCACCGCTTGGATGTATGACATCAATGGTGAGATGGCCTTCGTTGGAGCAGCCGAGTACAAGATTAAAGATGGAGACGTTTATCACTGGGATTTACGAAAATGGTAG
- a CDS encoding DUF2088 domain-containing protein, which translates to MGIVSELVRHIPIPKMVKVKQRFDADQLDDVVGELRARLQAPEIREMIKPGMSIAIAVGSRGVNQIEAITRTTVEFLKELKAEPFIVPSMGSHGGATAEGQKEVLRHLGITEESVGAPIRSSMEVNKIGELENGLPVYVDRYACEADGIVVINRIKPHTAFRGPIESGLMKMLSIGLGKQKGAEACHQLGFKHMAEHVPAMAKVIIDKLPVLFGVGTVENAFDRVAKIQVIPAQNIEEEEKKLLELAKANMPKLWFDQIDVLVIDEIGKNISGDGFDPNVVGRYPTPYAYGGPDVTKIVILDLTEETEGNANGIGTADFTTKYCVAKVDYEKIYANGLTSTVVAPTKIPTTLDNDREAIQAAVKTSNILDFTKVRLVRIKNTLEVGQIEVSESMIPEVEKHPNLEILTEPYEWEFDSEGNLIR; encoded by the coding sequence GTGGGGATTGTATCTGAGTTAGTTCGCCACATACCGATCCCGAAAATGGTAAAGGTAAAACAGCGCTTCGACGCTGATCAGTTAGATGATGTAGTGGGAGAGTTGAGAGCCCGACTCCAGGCACCAGAAATTAGGGAGATGATTAAGCCGGGTATGTCGATTGCCATTGCTGTAGGCAGCCGCGGAGTTAATCAGATAGAAGCGATTACTCGGACTACGGTTGAGTTTTTGAAGGAGCTGAAAGCGGAGCCTTTTATCGTTCCCAGCATGGGCAGTCACGGTGGTGCCACCGCTGAAGGCCAGAAGGAAGTTCTCCGCCACCTAGGCATTACTGAGGAGTCGGTTGGAGCACCAATTCGCTCATCGATGGAAGTAAATAAGATTGGTGAGTTAGAAAATGGTCTCCCGGTTTATGTTGATCGATATGCCTGTGAGGCAGATGGTATTGTTGTGATCAACCGTATCAAGCCCCATACAGCGTTTCGCGGTCCGATCGAAAGCGGACTGATGAAAATGCTGAGTATTGGACTTGGCAAGCAAAAAGGCGCAGAGGCCTGCCATCAGCTTGGTTTTAAACATATGGCTGAGCATGTACCGGCAATGGCCAAGGTTATCATTGATAAACTGCCGGTGCTGTTTGGTGTTGGTACTGTAGAAAATGCCTTTGACCGGGTAGCGAAGATTCAAGTAATCCCAGCGCAGAACATCGAAGAAGAGGAAAAGAAGCTGTTAGAGCTGGCCAAGGCTAATATGCCTAAGCTGTGGTTTGACCAGATTGATGTGCTGGTAATTGATGAGATTGGGAAAAACATCAGCGGCGATGGATTCGATCCTAATGTGGTGGGACGCTATCCCACTCCATATGCCTATGGCGGTCCTGATGTCACTAAGATTGTGATTCTTGATTTAACAGAGGAAACAGAGGGGAATGCTAACGGAATCGGTACAGCTGATTTTACGACCAAATACTGTGTGGCTAAGGTGGATTATGAGAAAATATATGCCAATGGGCTGACCTCAACAGTAGTTGCACCTACAAAGATACCAACAACTCTAGACAATGATCGGGAAGCGATTCAAGCGGCTGTAAAGACCAGCAATATCCTTGATTTTACCAAGGTTCGTTTGGTACGCATCAAAAACACCCTTGAAGTAGGCCAAATAGAGGTTTCTGAATCCATGATCCCAGAGGTAGAGAAGCATCCAAATCTGGAGATCTTAACAGAACCTTATGAATGGGAGTTTGACAGCGAAGGCAATCTGATCCGCTGA
- a CDS encoding ECF transporter S component — protein sequence MVAGNKVKELAIIAMLSAASVAGRVVMTPIPGLQPTTVIVMVTTMGLGLRQGLLVVLISTMVSNLQLGHGVWTLFQLLAWSVVAVISYFYGKSRWSNYLIISSVVAGFTGIIYGMIVSLNGLLFTKRIIAYYLAGLPHDITHAIGNFAIYFAIGGRLQRLLKSYSAAYFGRK from the coding sequence ATGGTAGCAGGAAATAAAGTAAAAGAACTAGCGATTATAGCAATGCTTTCAGCTGCTAGTGTTGCGGGCAGGGTTGTAATGACACCAATTCCTGGTCTGCAGCCTACCACAGTTATTGTTATGGTAACAACCATGGGATTGGGATTAAGACAGGGGCTTTTGGTTGTCTTGATCAGCACCATGGTATCCAATCTACAACTTGGGCATGGAGTTTGGACTTTATTCCAGCTCCTTGCCTGGTCTGTGGTGGCAGTGATCAGCTATTTTTACGGGAAAAGCCGCTGGAGTAACTATCTAATTATATCGTCAGTCGTGGCGGGGTTTACCGGAATAATCTACGGCATGATTGTTTCTCTTAACGGTCTGCTGTTCACTAAAAGGATCATTGCATATTATTTAGCAGGCTTACCGCACGATATAACGCACGCCATCGGAAACTTTGCGATTTATTTCGCGATTGGCGGTCGCTTGCAGCGCTTGCTTAAGAGTTACAGCGCGGCTTATTTTGGCAGAAAATAA